From the Myxococcales bacterium genome, one window contains:
- a CDS encoding response regulator yields MAAKSILLIEPDEAERQELAEVLGRLGYRVEAVSGSQEGLRLFGQNNHDLVIVEVLLPGINGLQVSKIAKEQGESWGVRVIIVSKIYQSRAMERDALTRFKADAYFSRPFPLINLVEKINQLIGVPETRAPLRPRAAAPKPETKEPPAAAPEPAPPAPPAEKPVAAAKAEKPSQAPPAEKPAAAAKTEKTPPAPPVAAAPSREEPPLGEQGEFEPRLLGRLLAKLGRERFGGLLELKHGDELKHVYFVEGKIVFVQSTLPDEHLGRMLLADGVLTEEQYKNAAVQMAESGRKFGTIITQMGVLSSEDLYYHLVQQTRRKIARCFAWPAGHFILHRDKKYPAEATTFECETFAAVLDGYRQHLAAAPLEADYAANKDLHLFLGEAREVAAARVHLTPDERELLAAADGRRTLGEAAGESPLGLMAALRLTGALVCLDVVRLAAVETHPDLESYRTQVPPTADEPEADPRFREQCRELKSFFVRMDDLNYFDLLGVKLDVEPEALHQAYVQLERKFHPDVFTLKAPQRVRNMAETVSRRLKDAYDTLKDPRARRNYARKLGLDAAPKPEAKAGAGEPPEEADKEKQAALAYQEGLMAMEKQSYWPAIESFRRAAELLPKKSEYRAKLAWAMFKFLDAPNLNWEDVEQAAKQALLLDTENAELMSLLGRVKNRQDDDEGALRYFKNALALDPHNTEYKRDLHYTEQRLKKEKDDKTRSVFRKRP; encoded by the coding sequence GTGGCGGCCAAATCCATCTTGCTCATCGAGCCCGACGAGGCGGAACGCCAGGAGCTGGCCGAGGTGCTCGGGCGCCTGGGCTATCGCGTCGAAGCCGTTTCCGGTAGCCAGGAAGGTTTGCGGCTCTTCGGCCAGAACAATCACGACCTGGTGATCGTCGAGGTGCTGCTGCCGGGCATCAACGGCCTGCAGGTTTCAAAAATCGCCAAGGAACAAGGCGAGTCCTGGGGCGTGCGCGTTATCATCGTCTCGAAAATCTACCAGAGCCGAGCGATGGAACGCGACGCGCTGACCCGCTTCAAGGCCGACGCCTACTTCTCCCGCCCGTTTCCGCTGATCAACCTGGTCGAAAAAATCAACCAGTTGATCGGCGTCCCGGAGACGCGCGCCCCGTTGCGCCCGCGCGCGGCCGCGCCGAAACCGGAAACGAAGGAACCGCCCGCCGCCGCGCCCGAACCTGCGCCGCCGGCCCCGCCGGCCGAAAAACCGGTCGCCGCGGCGAAAGCCGAAAAACCGTCGCAAGCCCCGCCGGCCGAAAAACCGGCCGCCGCGGCGAAGACGGAAAAAACGCCGCCAGCACCACCGGTCGCCGCGGCCCCGAGCCGGGAAGAACCACCGCTCGGCGAGCAAGGCGAGTTCGAGCCCCGGCTGCTGGGCCGATTGTTGGCTAAACTTGGTCGCGAACGGTTCGGCGGCCTGTTGGAACTCAAACACGGCGACGAGTTGAAGCACGTCTATTTCGTCGAGGGCAAGATCGTTTTCGTCCAATCCACCCTGCCCGACGAACACCTCGGCCGCATGCTGCTGGCCGATGGAGTCCTCACCGAGGAACAATACAAAAACGCCGCCGTGCAGATGGCCGAAAGCGGCCGCAAATTCGGCACTATCATCACCCAGATGGGTGTGCTCTCCTCCGAAGATCTCTACTATCACCTGGTGCAGCAGACGCGGCGCAAGATCGCCCGCTGTTTCGCCTGGCCCGCCGGCCATTTCATCCTGCATCGCGATAAAAAATACCCGGCCGAGGCGACCACCTTCGAATGCGAAACCTTCGCCGCCGTGTTGGACGGTTACCGGCAACACCTGGCGGCCGCGCCGCTCGAGGCCGACTACGCCGCCAACAAGGATCTCCATCTGTTTCTCGGCGAAGCGCGGGAGGTGGCCGCGGCGCGCGTTCACCTGACGCCCGACGAGCGCGAATTGCTGGCCGCCGCCGACGGCCGGCGCACCCTGGGCGAGGCGGCCGGCGAAAGCCCGCTCGGGCTGATGGCCGCCTTGCGGTTGACCGGCGCGCTGGTCTGCCTCGATGTAGTGCGTCTGGCCGCGGTCGAAACGCATCCCGACCTCGAATCCTACCGGACCCAGGTGCCGCCCACCGCGGACGAACCGGAAGCCGATCCGCGCTTCCGCGAGCAGTGCCGCGAGTTGAAAAGCTTCTTCGTGCGGATGGACGACCTGAACTACTTCGACCTGCTCGGCGTCAAGCTCGACGTCGAACCGGAGGCGCTGCATCAGGCTTACGTGCAGTTGGAACGGAAGTTCCATCCCGACGTTTTCACCCTCAAGGCGCCGCAGCGCGTGCGCAACATGGCCGAAACCGTCAGCCGGCGCCTGAAAGACGCGTACGACACGCTGAAAGATCCGCGCGCCCGCCGCAACTACGCCCGCAAGCTGGGCTTGGATGCCGCCCCCAAACCGGAAGCCAAGGCCGGCGCCGGCGAACCTCCCGAGGAGGCGGACAAGGAGAAGCAGGCGGCGCTGGCCTATCAGGAAGGCCTGATGGCGATGGAAAAGCAGTCCTATTGGCCGGCGATCGAGTCGTTTCGCCGCGCCGCCGAACTGCTACCGAAAAAAAGCGAATACCGCGCCAAGCTGGCCTGGGCCATGTTCAAATTTCTGGATGCGCCGAATCTGAACTGGGAGGACGTCGAGCAGGCCGCCAAGCAGGCGCTGCTGTTGGACACCGAAAACGCCGAACTGATGTCCTTGCTGGGCCGGGTGAAAAACCGGCAGGACGACGACGAGGGCGCGCTGCGGTATTTTAAAAATGCCTTGGCCCTGGACCCGCACAACACCGAATACAAACGCGATCTCCACTATACCGAACAACGGCTGAAAAAAGAGAAAGACGATAAAACGCGATCGGTCTTCAGGAAACGGCCATGA
- a CDS encoding response regulator → MRKVLVGESNYAEFEVLNDFLTGKDFEVHWVKNGNDALAAFSQLQPDLMILDALLPGLTGLKVCQRARKLPGGETVKVVLLSKVYRQFKEQYESRAKMGVDAYSEKPVNVGELDKILQQLLEETAPRETAEAGKTAETKRTLRTSGLLSETPFPRLLFYLHKYHRTGALRVSHEQISKVIYLREGSPIFVTSNLANESLGRFMVERGVISDEQYNSSLERMVQTGEQQGHVLLEMGILTPHQLYEAMQAQIREKILRVFAWDEGEYEFRPGSFKLSESVQLDTAPLRLTLEGIKRFYNLSRLERYFNEYKNQRLRRVKGSLVDSGEMLLTPHEAKFYKLIDGKRTVGKIVALSNLSLSETFQILYYLLLIEVIRFIGDPGFGDRSLQEQEAYVADKKKKQEEVRRLHEDRGAAVSERMHQFRNQILQLFDGLDSLTFYDLLRLPAGAGDLQVRTAYHGLVKELRPYDLYAQADDALRAKCDQIFSLLTQAYETLLDPQSRQRYDARLFGQAAATPAPAAPEPAAPAAPAPPEEADDFFGETAPEAAEAVDTPDIEWEIEEEITAPAADDESLKLDDFFGGEEDETKVAEAGQVTASMANLVKSELEFQHGEDALHRRDFEAAKRHFAEARALSPKEAEYSAYLGWATFLAAPDDAAVVAQGRDLIEKAISINPVLDSAYTFLGRIHLQTGNRDRARASFEQALQYNPDNARARQELTKLEVE, encoded by the coding sequence ATGAGAAAGGTTTTGGTGGGCGAGAGCAATTACGCGGAATTCGAAGTCCTGAACGACTTTCTGACGGGCAAGGATTTCGAGGTCCACTGGGTGAAAAACGGTAACGACGCGCTCGCGGCCTTCAGCCAACTGCAGCCGGATCTGATGATTCTCGACGCGCTGCTGCCCGGCCTGACCGGGCTCAAGGTCTGCCAGCGGGCGCGCAAGCTGCCGGGCGGCGAGACCGTCAAGGTCGTGCTGCTGTCGAAGGTCTACCGGCAATTCAAGGAACAGTACGAGTCGCGCGCCAAGATGGGCGTCGACGCGTATTCCGAAAAGCCGGTCAACGTCGGCGAACTCGACAAGATCCTGCAGCAACTGCTGGAAGAAACCGCGCCCCGGGAAACCGCCGAGGCCGGGAAAACGGCCGAAACCAAGCGCACCCTGCGCACCAGCGGCCTGCTGAGCGAAACGCCGTTCCCCCGCCTGCTCTTTTACCTGCACAAATACCACCGCACCGGCGCATTGCGCGTTTCGCACGAGCAGATCAGCAAGGTGATCTACCTGCGCGAGGGCTCGCCGATCTTCGTCACCTCGAACCTGGCCAACGAATCGCTGGGCCGCTTCATGGTCGAACGCGGCGTGATCAGCGACGAGCAATACAACTCCAGCCTGGAACGCATGGTGCAAACCGGCGAACAGCAAGGGCACGTGCTGTTGGAAATGGGCATTCTTACGCCGCATCAGCTTTACGAAGCCATGCAGGCGCAGATTCGCGAAAAGATCCTGCGCGTTTTCGCCTGGGACGAAGGCGAATACGAATTCCGCCCCGGTTCCTTCAAGCTGTCGGAATCGGTGCAACTCGACACGGCGCCGCTGCGCCTGACGCTCGAGGGCATCAAGCGCTTTTACAACCTGTCGCGTCTGGAGCGCTACTTCAACGAATATAAAAACCAGCGCCTGCGCCGCGTGAAAGGCTCGCTGGTGGATAGCGGCGAGATGCTGCTCACCCCCCACGAAGCCAAGTTCTACAAATTGATCGACGGCAAACGCACCGTCGGCAAGATCGTGGCTCTGAGCAATCTCAGCCTCTCCGAAACGTTTCAAATCCTCTACTACCTGCTGCTGATCGAGGTGATCCGCTTCATCGGCGACCCGGGATTCGGCGACCGCAGTCTGCAGGAACAGGAAGCCTACGTCGCCGACAAGAAAAAGAAACAGGAGGAAGTGCGGCGGCTGCACGAAGACCGCGGCGCCGCCGTCAGCGAACGAATGCACCAATTCCGCAACCAGATTTTACAGCTCTTCGACGGTCTGGATTCGCTTACCTTCTACGACCTGCTGCGCCTGCCGGCCGGTGCCGGCGACCTGCAAGTCCGCACCGCCTACCACGGCCTGGTCAAGGAACTGCGGCCGTACGATCTTTACGCGCAAGCCGACGATGCGCTGCGCGCGAAATGCGATCAGATCTTCAGCCTGCTGACCCAGGCCTACGAGACCCTGCTCGATCCGCAGTCGCGCCAGCGGTACGACGCGCGCTTGTTCGGCCAGGCCGCGGCGACTCCCGCCCCGGCGGCGCCGGAACCGGCCGCTCCGGCCGCGCCCGCACCGCCGGAAGAGGCCGACGACTTCTTCGGCGAAACCGCGCCCGAAGCCGCGGAAGCGGTCGACACGCCGGACATCGAATGGGAAATCGAGGAGGAAATCACCGCCCCGGCTGCCGACGACGAATCGCTGAAACTCGACGACTTCTTCGGCGGCGAGGAAGACGAGACCAAGGTCGCCGAGGCCGGCCAGGTCACCGCTTCGATGGCCAACCTCGTCAAGAGCGAACTGGAATTCCAGCACGGCGAGGACGCCCTGCACCGGCGCGATTTCGAAGCGGCCAAGCGCCACTTCGCCGAGGCCCGGGCGCTCAGCCCGAAGGAAGCGGAATATTCCGCCTATCTCGGCTGGGCCACGTTCCTCGCCGCGCCCGACGACGCCGCCGTCGTCGCCCAGGGTCGCGATCTGATCGAAAAAGCCATCAGCATCAATCCGGTGCTCGACAGCGCCTACACGTTCCTGGGCCGCATTCATTTGCAGACCGGCAACCGCGACCGGGCGCGCGCCAGTTTCGAACAGGCGTTGCAGTACAACCCCGACAACGCGCGGGCGCGCCAGGAATTGACGAAACTGGAGGTGGAGTAG
- a CDS encoding porin family protein, which translates to MKHLIRLIAVCLLFLAVARPAAAQVITQPGPEETPLGTDAYGFLSIALGMIFMPVFSAEAESREDDLTYTLRNDTAGLPGISAHVALIPAFGDNGIGLEAGYELLSFHWKQQVDSYEGNYDGGSTLAVNVMSISANYYRYFLSGADRIYLLAGGGYAWESAKLATETGDDGDTSTSSFTNWRANAGFGYLHQMHTGAIGGELRADFPLLKPEFDLDDPYGKFTVTMDRPVLLRLCVTFAIGRLR; encoded by the coding sequence TTGAAGCATTTGATCCGGCTGATCGCCGTTTGCCTGCTTTTCCTGGCCGTCGCCCGACCGGCCGCCGCCCAGGTCATCACCCAGCCCGGACCGGAAGAAACCCCGCTGGGCACCGACGCCTACGGCTTTTTGAGCATCGCCCTGGGCATGATCTTCATGCCGGTTTTTTCCGCCGAGGCCGAATCGCGCGAGGACGACCTGACCTACACCCTGCGCAATGATACCGCCGGCCTGCCGGGCATCTCGGCGCACGTCGCACTGATTCCGGCGTTCGGCGACAACGGCATCGGCCTGGAAGCCGGCTACGAGTTGCTCAGTTTCCACTGGAAGCAGCAAGTCGACAGCTACGAGGGCAATTACGACGGCGGTTCGACGCTCGCGGTCAACGTGATGAGCATTTCCGCCAATTATTATCGTTATTTTCTTTCGGGCGCCGACCGTATTTACCTGTTGGCCGGAGGCGGCTATGCCTGGGAAAGCGCCAAGCTGGCCACGGAGACCGGCGACGATGGCGACACCTCGACCTCGTCGTTCACCAACTGGCGCGCGAACGCCGGCTTCGGCTATCTGCACCAGATGCATACCGGCGCGATCGGCGGCGAATTGCGGGCCGATTTCCCGCTGCTCAAGCCGGAATTCGACCTGGACGATCCCTACGGCAAATTTACCGTGACCATGGACCGCCCGGTCCTGTTGCGGCTGTGCGTCACCTTTGCCATCGGCCGTTTGCGCTAG
- a CDS encoding TonB-dependent receptor, whose product MKPIALAVMLLLLPIAAALAGDEGGADYGLPFAAGAVLDDSFGNSPLRTASYVEITGADLVAWGAQTAADALPLAAGVYVYHADRWTERGETLARVRGAGPAGLPVFVDGMPVSHALFGSTDLADLPADQISRLRIYPGPAPAIFGAEGGAGVIEIVTRQAGEDFTTRFDGRFGDRRMNLFSLGLGDTFHALQYFATASSYTAAGAPLPASYDASRHENGGLRDGSAFNRNHYRARIGALFGDAGSAHATLFYDSTDREVPFDAVNPLTEVYRFPDINRIGGQLNLRLGAFGPFHLQGTAYLYDLDEQRDEYADEAYTDLLRERHFRQKRAGGDLTPTLDFGAASRASLRLYGQRDEAEFFIQDRHHTRFFLQRLGAAADDELLPLGWLQVGAGAGVAQLNPLRSDTLTPGDPLTVWHGRLAATADPLPQLGVRLAAGRNPSLPTVEQWFDRTLGDPELTAETIDNLELALLGRLAGQTRLTLTGFVQRRTDGIVLVANETGDGLVFANDADWLSRGLTLEAVSQPLTGLFLSANGTYEKVLDEESGDGIQPLYVPEVTGAAEARYRFPMGFGLAVNVQAAGERADIVDGREYTMKAYALTGARLFYSYRDRVEIYAQGRNLFDVPYETNRFFPEPGRTYNAGLKLTY is encoded by the coding sequence ATGAAACCGATCGCCCTGGCCGTCATGTTGCTGCTCTTGCCGATCGCCGCCGCCCTGGCCGGTGACGAGGGCGGCGCCGATTACGGGTTGCCCTTCGCCGCCGGCGCGGTGCTCGACGACTCGTTCGGCAACAGCCCGCTGCGCACCGCATCCTACGTGGAAATCACCGGCGCAGACCTGGTGGCCTGGGGCGCGCAAACCGCCGCCGACGCCCTGCCGCTGGCCGCCGGCGTGTACGTCTACCACGCCGACCGCTGGACCGAGCGCGGCGAAACCCTGGCGCGGGTGCGCGGCGCGGGCCCGGCCGGCCTGCCGGTTTTCGTGGACGGCATGCCGGTGTCGCACGCGCTGTTCGGCTCGACGGACCTGGCGGATCTGCCCGCCGATCAGATTTCCCGCCTGCGCATCTATCCCGGCCCGGCGCCGGCGATCTTCGGCGCGGAAGGCGGCGCGGGCGTCATCGAAATCGTCACCCGGCAGGCCGGCGAGGACTTCACGACGCGGTTCGACGGCCGGTTCGGCGACCGGCGGATGAATTTGTTTTCCCTCGGCCTGGGCGACACGTTTCACGCCCTGCAATACTTCGCGACCGCCAGCAGCTACACCGCCGCCGGCGCGCCGCTGCCGGCGAGTTACGACGCCTCGCGCCACGAAAACGGTGGCCTTCGCGACGGCTCGGCGTTCAACCGCAACCATTACCGCGCCCGGATCGGCGCCCTCTTCGGCGACGCCGGCTCGGCCCACGCGACCCTGTTTTACGATTCGACCGACCGCGAGGTGCCCTTCGACGCCGTCAACCCGCTGACCGAGGTCTATCGCTTCCCGGACATCAACCGCATCGGCGGGCAACTGAACCTGCGGTTGGGCGCCTTCGGCCCGTTCCATTTGCAGGGCACCGCCTATTTGTACGACCTGGACGAGCAGCGCGACGAATACGCCGACGAAGCCTACACCGACCTGCTGCGCGAGCGGCACTTCCGCCAGAAGCGGGCCGGCGGCGACCTGACGCCCACCCTGGACTTCGGCGCGGCCAGCCGCGCCAGCCTGCGCCTCTACGGCCAGCGCGACGAGGCCGAATTTTTCATCCAGGACCGCCACCACACCCGCTTTTTCCTGCAGCGCCTCGGCGCGGCGGCCGACGACGAACTGCTGCCGCTCGGCTGGCTGCAAGTCGGCGCCGGCGCCGGCGTCGCGCAACTCAATCCGCTACGTTCCGATACCCTGACGCCCGGCGATCCGCTGACGGTCTGGCACGGCCGCCTCGCGGCGACGGCCGATCCACTGCCGCAACTCGGCGTCCGGCTCGCCGCCGGCCGCAACCCGTCGCTGCCCACGGTGGAACAATGGTTCGACCGGACGCTCGGCGATCCGGAGCTGACGGCGGAGACGATCGACAACCTCGAGCTCGCCCTGCTGGGCCGTCTGGCCGGGCAGACGCGCCTCACGTTGACCGGATTCGTGCAACGACGGACGGACGGCATCGTGCTGGTCGCCAACGAGACCGGCGACGGCCTGGTTTTCGCGAACGACGCCGACTGGCTGTCGCGCGGCCTGACGCTGGAAGCGGTTTCGCAGCCGCTGACCGGGCTGTTCCTGTCGGCCAACGGCACGTACGAGAAGGTCTTGGACGAGGAATCGGGCGACGGCATCCAACCGCTCTACGTGCCGGAGGTAACCGGCGCGGCCGAGGCTCGTTATCGTTTCCCGATGGGCTTCGGCCTGGCCGTCAACGTGCAGGCGGCCGGGGAGCGCGCCGACATCGTCGACGGCCGCGAATACACGATGAAGGCCTACGCCCTGACCGGCGCGCGGTTGTTTTACAGCTACCGCGACCGGGTGGAAATCTACGCGCAGGGCCGCAACCTCTTCGACGTGCCCTACGAGACAAACCGCTTTTTCCCCGAACCGGGACGGACGTACAACGCGGGACTGAAACTGACGTACTGA
- a CDS encoding transglutaminase family protein yields MKRIGRIVWLAAALVLGWTAAGSANVPDLWQLGYRPFDPFMPSSLLDRQNQDRERFKVTVSAYFIVQRNPRQQNVKVYLPLPADDYYQTVYVSRFKPAPTEILKSRYGYEIAVYDFGPATRGTSFAVQYEVEATVGKIGWAVGPEMVGPLAEIPEQVKQDYLVDGRFYRINDPEIRAAALEAVGNERHPYAMLARIVQFVHERLQYQLDGRKVDAVMTLRLGQGSCSEHSFLLIALARHLGLPMRYMSGSFYKPSVFTRSFYDRVNHKIVEAFLPRLGWVPVESTGSRHRAVFDPESLIGESAHRMLFFAHEPEPGLAPLDPRNNIFTQNPFDTGSDVALSGRVLTHWERLR; encoded by the coding sequence ATGAAACGAATCGGTCGAATCGTCTGGTTGGCGGCGGCGTTGGTCCTCGGTTGGACGGCGGCCGGATCGGCCAACGTGCCCGATTTATGGCAGCTCGGCTACCGGCCGTTCGATCCTTTCATGCCGTCGAGCCTGTTGGACCGCCAAAACCAGGACCGCGAACGGTTCAAGGTCACCGTCAGCGCCTACTTCATCGTCCAGCGCAACCCGCGGCAGCAGAACGTCAAGGTTTATCTGCCGCTGCCGGCCGACGATTACTATCAAACGGTTTACGTCTCGCGCTTCAAACCGGCGCCGACGGAGATTCTCAAAAGCCGCTACGGCTACGAGATCGCCGTCTACGATTTCGGCCCGGCGACGCGCGGCACGTCCTTCGCGGTGCAGTACGAGGTCGAGGCGACCGTCGGCAAGATCGGCTGGGCGGTCGGCCCGGAGATGGTCGGCCCGCTGGCGGAGATTCCGGAACAGGTCAAGCAGGATTACCTGGTGGACGGCCGCTTTTACCGGATCAACGATCCGGAAATCCGCGCGGCGGCGCTCGAGGCCGTGGGCAACGAGCGCCATCCGTATGCGATGCTCGCCCGGATCGTGCAATTCGTGCACGAGCGCCTGCAGTACCAGCTCGACGGCCGCAAGGTCGATGCCGTGATGACGCTGCGCCTGGGCCAGGGCTCGTGCAGCGAACACAGCTTTTTACTGATCGCCCTGGCGCGACACCTCGGCCTGCCGATGCGCTACATGTCCGGCTCGTTCTACAAGCCCAGCGTGTTCACCCGCTCGTTCTACGACCGCGTCAACCACAAGATCGTCGAAGCCTTTCTGCCTCGCCTGGGATGGGTGCCCGTGGAAAGCACCGGCTCGCGCCACCGGGCGGTCTTCGACCCCGAATCGCTGATCGGCGAATCCGCCCACCGGATGCTGTTTTTCGCCCACGAACCGGAGCCGGGGCTGGCGCCGCTCGATCCGCGCAACAACATCTTCACCCAGAACCCCTTCGACACCGGCTCGGACGTGGCGCTGTCCGGACGCGTGCTCACCCACTGGGAACGCTTGCGCTGA
- a CDS encoding YitT family protein: MKKIKSWLIADNFNGKKFAWRMFLIALGGFISAAGVNLFLVPFKLLTAGVAGIALLIYYLTPVLSVGTWMFILNIPIFVAGWILVNRKFVLWSLVGMVSLSFFLDLTKSWAELRVVDDLYMSLILGGLLSGVGVGLAFRARGSMGGTDIVAAIMRKYYSTSIGSTQFALNGVIVMLLGLRFTMEAAFASAFSIWFESYSMDRTILGFNKTMALIVITAKPHEVGDALMNKLNRGVTYLRGFGGYTCDEKELVYCIITNRQLSHAKAIVEKVDPHSFTTVTSTVEVIGQGFKRLPI, encoded by the coding sequence ATGAAAAAAATCAAATCCTGGCTGATCGCGGACAACTTCAACGGGAAGAAGTTCGCCTGGCGCATGTTTCTGATCGCGTTGGGCGGCTTCATCTCCGCGGCCGGCGTCAACCTGTTCCTGGTGCCGTTCAAACTGCTGACGGCGGGCGTGGCCGGCATCGCGCTGCTGATCTATTACCTCACGCCGGTGCTGTCGGTCGGCACCTGGATGTTCATTCTCAATATTCCGATTTTCGTGGCCGGCTGGATCCTGGTGAACCGCAAGTTCGTGCTGTGGAGCCTGGTGGGCATGGTGTCGCTGTCGTTCTTTCTGGACCTGACCAAATCGTGGGCCGAGCTGCGGGTGGTCGACGACCTGTACATGTCGCTGATCCTCGGCGGCCTGCTGTCGGGCGTCGGCGTGGGGCTGGCGTTTCGGGCGCGCGGCTCGATGGGCGGCACCGACATCGTCGCGGCCATCATGCGCAAGTACTACTCGACCAGCATCGGCAGCACGCAGTTCGCCCTCAACGGCGTCATCGTCATGCTGCTGGGCCTGCGCTTCACGATGGAAGCGGCGTTCGCCTCGGCGTTTTCGATCTGGTTCGAGTCGTATTCGATGGACCGCACGATCCTGGGCTTCAACAAGACGATGGCGCTGATCGTGATCACCGCCAAGCCGCACGAGGTGGGCGACGCCCTGATGAACAAGCTCAACCGCGGCGTGACCTACCTGCGGGGCTTCGGCGGCTACACGTGCGACGAGAAAGAACTGGTCTACTGCATCATCACCAACCGGCAGTTGTCGCACGCCAAGGCGATCGTCGAAAAAGTCGATCCGCACAGTTTCACGACCGTGACCAGCACGGTGGAAGTCATCGGCCAGGGCTTCAAGCGCCTGCCGATCTGA
- a CDS encoding DUF2284 domain-containing protein → MNDTERRLRPIPAKVQALLKRRGAGDVVEIPAAAVAVADWVLAKCKFGCRGYGGCLTCPPRSPSPEETRRLLAGYRRALLVRFPSEIQSVRQWPPLRRIMGAAERTLFLYGFERALALAAGPCELCDECDFDDCRHPDLARPAMEACGIDVFSTARAAGLPIEVVTSREEPINLYCLLLVD, encoded by the coding sequence ATGAACGACACGGAACGCCGGCTTCGTCCTATTCCCGCCAAGGTCCAGGCCTTGCTCAAGCGCCGGGGCGCGGGCGACGTGGTGGAAATTCCGGCGGCGGCGGTTGCGGTCGCCGATTGGGTGCTGGCTAAATGTAAGTTCGGTTGCCGCGGGTACGGCGGCTGCCTGACGTGCCCGCCGCGCTCGCCCTCGCCCGAGGAAACCCGCCGGCTGTTGGCCGGCTACCGTAGGGCCCTACTGGTCCGGTTCCCCTCGGAAATTCAATCGGTGCGGCAATGGCCGCCTTTGCGCCGGATCATGGGCGCGGCCGAACGGACGTTGTTTCTGTACGGCTTCGAACGCGCCCTCGCCCTCGCCGCCGGCCCGTGCGAACTGTGCGACGAGTGCGACTTCGACGACTGCCGCCACCCGGACCTCGCCCGCCCGGCGATGGAAGCCTGCGGGATCGACGTGTTTTCGACCGCGCGGGCGGCGGGGCTGCCGATCGAGGTCGTCACCTCGCGCGAGGAACCGATCAATCTGTATTGCCTGCTTTTGGTGGATTGA